One Stigmatopora nigra isolate UIUO_SnigA chromosome 1, RoL_Snig_1.1, whole genome shotgun sequence DNA segment encodes these proteins:
- the LOC144193842 gene encoding TSC22 domain family protein 1 isoform X3, giving the protein MRDKGLAGAGGLQCRNAMAVKLLFWELEKHLKSSSGASVVAIDNKIEQAMDLVKSHLMYAVREEVEVLKEQIKELMERNNQLEQENNLLKTLASPEQMAQFQAEVQTGGSPTGATLQPQVPGSGGTAQTLPSAPNSGSSA; this is encoded by the exons ATGAGAGACAAGGGGCTGGCTGGGGCCGGAGGATTGCAGTGTCGCAACGCCATGGCCGTCAAGCTTCTTTTCTGGGAGCTGGAGAAGCATCTGAAGAG ctcTTCAGGTGCAAGTGTCGTGGCCATTGACAACAAGATCGAGCAGGCGATG GACCTGGTGAAAAGTCACCTGATGTACGCCGTGCGCGAGGAGGTAGAAGTGCTGAAGGAGCAAATCAAGGAGTTGATGGAGCGCAACAACCAACTGGAGCAGGAGAACAACCTGCTGAAGACCCTGGCTAGCCCCGAGCAGATGGCTCAGTTCCAGGCCGAGGTCCAGACAGGCGGCTCCCCCACCGGGGCCACCCTGCAGCCTCAGGTCCCGGGCTCTGGCGGGACCGCGCAAACCCTCCCCTCCGCGCCGAATTCAGGCTCGTCTGCGTGA
- the LOC144193842 gene encoding TSC22 domain family protein 1 isoform X2 encodes MNSQCYTVAMDLGVCQLRNFSISFLSSVLGKESASVKLDRSSSGASVVAIDNKIEQAMDLVKSHLMYAVREEVEVLKEQIKELMERNNQLEQENNLLKTLASPEQMAQFQAEVQTGGSPTGATLQPQVPGSGGTAQTLPSAPNSGSSA; translated from the exons ATGAATTCGCAGTGTTACACGGTGGCGATGGACCTTGGCGTTTGCCAACTGCGGAATTTCTCCATTTCGTTTCTATCCTCCGTCCTCGGCAAGGAGAGCGCGTCGGTCAAGCTCGACAGAAG ctcTTCAGGTGCAAGTGTCGTGGCCATTGACAACAAGATCGAGCAGGCGATG GACCTGGTGAAAAGTCACCTGATGTACGCCGTGCGCGAGGAGGTAGAAGTGCTGAAGGAGCAAATCAAGGAGTTGATGGAGCGCAACAACCAACTGGAGCAGGAGAACAACCTGCTGAAGACCCTGGCTAGCCCCGAGCAGATGGCTCAGTTCCAGGCCGAGGTCCAGACAGGCGGCTCCCCCACCGGGGCCACCCTGCAGCCTCAGGTCCCGGGCTCTGGCGGGACCGCGCAAACCCTCCCCTCCGCGCCGAATTCAGGCTCGTCTGCGTGA